The following coding sequences are from one Malaciobacter pacificus window:
- a CDS encoding PAS domain-containing protein has product MNKEIVLDDNAFLVSETDEKGIILFANDDFCKIAEYGVDELIGQPHNLVRHEDMPKAAFKDLWNTVKKEEIWSGYVKNKTKSGNYYWVFATVFPSINAQGNRTYLSCRRKASQEEINEHIKLYEQLIKEEK; this is encoded by the coding sequence ATGAATAAAGAAATAGTTTTAGATGATAATGCATTTTTAGTTAGCGAAACAGATGAAAAAGGAATTATTCTATTTGCAAATGATGACTTTTGTAAAATTGCAGAATATGGAGTTGATGAACTTATAGGGCAACCTCATAACTTAGTAAGGCATGAAGATATGCCAAAGGCTGCCTTCAAAGATTTATGGAATACTGTAAAAAAAGAAGAAATTTGGAGTGGATACGTTAAAAATAAAACAAAATCAGGTAACTACTATTGGGTTTTTGCAACTGTTTTTCCAAGTATAAATGCCCAAGGCAACAGAACATATTTATCTTGTAGAAGAAAAGCTTCTCAAGAAGAAATTAATGAACATATTAAGTTATATGAACAATTGATTAAAGAGGAAAAATAA
- a CDS encoding ArsR/SmtB family transcription factor: MSEECYRESSNISEVEKAKSFISDNHLEIEKESEKLALLSNSVRLKIVLLLKNFNKLCVCDIGEILEVNQSAISQHLRKLKDGGILNKSREGLTIYYFIDEVNNPDLIGLLEKIFLFKE; the protein is encoded by the coding sequence ATGAGTGAAGAATGTTATAGAGAGTCAAGTAATATCAGTGAAGTTGAAAAAGCTAAGAGTTTTATTTCTGATAATCATTTAGAGATAGAAAAAGAATCAGAAAAATTAGCACTACTGTCAAATAGTGTTAGACTAAAAATTGTATTACTACTTAAAAACTTCAATAAACTTTGTGTATGTGACATTGGTGAAATATTAGAAGTTAATCAATCTGCAATTTCACAACACCTTAGAAAATTAAAAGATGGTGGAATATTGAATAAATCAAGAGAAGGTTTAACTATTTACTATTTTATTGATGAAGTGAATAACCCTGATTTAATAGGTTTATTAGAAAAAATATTTTTATTCAAGGAATAA
- a CDS encoding tetratricopeptide repeat protein — MKFIYLIIFILLSVNVYANNVDKAIELRNNGQISEAIKLFNKACENYQPRACYNLAVMYDEGKLLKQDLKKATNLYKKACELNHGFACYNLALIYDKGKGITQNQLKAKDLYEKSCKLGDSFGCYNLGVIFYDGKIIEKNLLKAKKYFEFACDKNDADACHNLALMYENKKGVKRDYKKAFELYSKACIEKKGTSCNNLALMYYNGLGVTSSIQKTKEMLKLGCEYGDDTSCRNYEKIK; from the coding sequence ATGAAATTTATATATCTAATAATATTTATTTTATTGAGTGTTAATGTATATGCAAATAATGTTGATAAAGCAATTGAATTAAGAAATAATGGACAAATTAGTGAAGCTATAAAGCTTTTTAATAAAGCTTGTGAAAACTATCAACCAAGAGCTTGTTATAACCTTGCAGTTATGTATGATGAAGGTAAACTTTTAAAACAAGATTTGAAAAAAGCAACTAACTTATATAAAAAAGCTTGTGAATTAAATCATGGTTTTGCTTGTTATAATCTCGCATTAATATATGACAAAGGAAAGGGAATAACTCAAAACCAATTAAAAGCAAAAGATTTATATGAAAAATCTTGTAAGTTGGGTGATTCATTTGGATGTTATAACTTAGGAGTAATTTTTTATGATGGTAAGATAATTGAGAAAAATCTTTTAAAAGCAAAAAAATATTTTGAATTTGCTTGTGATAAAAATGATGCAGATGCTTGCCATAATTTAGCCTTAATGTATGAAAATAAAAAAGGTGTAAAAAGAGACTATAAAAAAGCGTTTGAACTTTATTCTAAAGCTTGTATTGAAAAAAAAGGAACATCTTGTAATAATCTTGCTCTTATGTATTATAATGGTTTAGGAGTTACTTCAAGTATTCAAAAAACAAAAGAGATGTTAAAACTTGGTTGTGAATATGGTGATGATACTTCTTGTAGAAACTATGAAAA
- a CDS encoding permease, translated as MEFILNFLQSFWELSVMIGLYVLIGLIFVGIIHLYISEDWIKKHLGEDNKYSALKGALYGIPLPLCSCGVIPLATSLRQKGASKKAVTSFYITTPMTGIDSIIATYGVFGLPMAIIRVISSFISGVVAGSFVKESYDDIQEEEKKSCCSSSCCGSSSNEVVKESQFKKAYDYAMNEVFSDLAKPMFYGLILATLFLLLIPNNGIEFLNDNLFIAYALVFLVALPLYVCSISAIPIALSMLAVGVSPGVAFIFLAAAPATNIITAGIIKKILGNDVLIIYLISIIVVTVSFALMIDFAFPKEWFVYTLDSLESESKSILDIGGAIIFLVTMFYFVGKQWIKSISSKKN; from the coding sequence ATGGAATTTATATTAAATTTTTTGCAAAGCTTTTGGGAACTATCAGTAATGATAGGTCTATATGTTTTAATTGGATTAATTTTTGTAGGAATAATCCACCTATATATTTCAGAAGATTGGATTAAAAAACATTTAGGTGAAGATAATAAATATAGTGCTTTAAAAGGGGCATTATATGGTATTCCTCTTCCTCTTTGTTCTTGTGGTGTAATACCTTTGGCTACAAGTTTAAGACAAAAAGGTGCTTCTAAAAAAGCTGTGACAAGTTTTTATATTACTACTCCAATGACTGGAATTGATTCAATTATAGCTACATATGGAGTATTTGGTCTTCCAATGGCAATAATTAGAGTTATTTCAAGTTTCATTAGTGGAGTTGTTGCTGGTAGTTTTGTAAAAGAATCATATGATGACATTCAAGAAGAAGAGAAAAAGTCTTGTTGTAGTTCTTCTTGTTGTGGTTCTTCTTCTAATGAAGTAGTAAAAGAGAGTCAATTTAAAAAAGCATATGATTATGCAATGAATGAAGTTTTTAGTGATTTAGCAAAACCAATGTTTTATGGTCTAATATTAGCAACTTTATTTTTGCTTTTAATTCCAAATAATGGGATTGAATTTTTAAATGATAATTTATTTATCGCTTATGCATTAGTTTTTTTAGTTGCATTACCTTTATATGTATGTTCTATTTCAGCCATTCCTATTGCTTTATCAATGTTAGCAGTTGGAGTAAGTCCTGGAGTAGCTTTTATTTTTTTAGCAGCAGCTCCTGCTACAAATATCATTACAGCAGGGATTATAAAGAAAATTCTTGGAAATGATGTCTTAATAATATATCTTATCTCAATTATTGTAGTCACTGTTTCATTTGCATTAATGATTGATTTTGCATTTCCAAAAGAATGGTTTGTTTATACATTAGATAGTTTAGAAAGTGAATCAAAATCAATACTTGATATAGGTGGTGCTATTATATTTTTAGTCACTATGTTTTATTTTGTTGGTAAGCAATGGATTAAGTCTATATCTTCAAAAAAGAATTAA